From Streptomyces sp. HUAS MG91, the proteins below share one genomic window:
- the xylA gene encoding xylose isomerase, producing MSGGFTPTPEDKFTFGLWTVGWRGNDPFGDATRPALDPVESVRRLSELGAYGVTFHDDDLIPFGSTDAEREAIVKRFRAALDETGMAVPMATTNLFTHPVFKDGGFTANDRDVRRYALRKTIRNIDLAAELGAQTYVAWGGREGAESGGAKDVRDALDRMKEAFDLLGDYVVEQGYDLKFAIEPKPNEPRGDILLPTIGHALAFIERLERPELVGVNPEVGHEQMAGLNFPHGIAQALWAGKLFHIDLNGQTGIKYDQDFRFGAGDVRQAFWLVDLLENSDYAGPRHFDFKPVRTDGFDGVWESAKNCMRNYLILKERAAAFRADPEVRTALLDSRLDQLAQPTAADGLSALLADKSAFEEFDVEAAAKRSMAFERLDQLAMDHLLGAR from the coding sequence ATGTCCGGCGGATTCACCCCCACCCCTGAAGACAAGTTCACGTTCGGTCTGTGGACCGTGGGCTGGCGGGGCAACGACCCGTTCGGTGACGCCACGCGCCCCGCTCTCGACCCCGTCGAGTCGGTGCGGCGGCTGTCCGAACTCGGCGCGTACGGCGTCACGTTCCACGACGACGACCTCATCCCCTTCGGCTCCACCGACGCCGAGCGCGAGGCGATCGTCAAGCGGTTCCGCGCCGCGCTCGACGAGACGGGCATGGCCGTCCCGATGGCCACCACGAACCTCTTCACCCACCCGGTCTTCAAGGACGGCGGCTTCACCGCCAACGACCGCGACGTGCGCCGCTACGCGCTGCGCAAGACGATCCGCAACATCGATCTCGCCGCCGAGCTCGGCGCGCAGACGTACGTCGCGTGGGGCGGCCGCGAGGGCGCCGAGTCCGGTGGCGCCAAGGACGTCCGGGACGCCCTCGACCGCATGAAGGAGGCCTTCGACCTCCTGGGCGACTACGTCGTCGAGCAGGGCTACGACCTGAAGTTCGCCATCGAGCCCAAGCCCAACGAGCCGCGCGGCGACATCCTCCTGCCCACCATCGGCCACGCCCTCGCCTTCATCGAGCGCCTGGAGCGCCCCGAACTCGTCGGCGTGAACCCCGAAGTCGGCCACGAGCAGATGGCGGGACTCAACTTCCCGCACGGCATCGCCCAGGCCCTGTGGGCGGGCAAGCTCTTCCACATCGACCTCAACGGCCAGACCGGCATCAAGTACGACCAGGACTTCCGGTTCGGCGCCGGTGACGTGCGCCAGGCGTTCTGGCTGGTGGACCTGCTGGAGAACTCCGACTACGCGGGCCCGCGCCACTTCGACTTCAAGCCGGTGCGCACCGACGGCTTCGACGGCGTGTGGGAGTCCGCCAAGAACTGCATGCGCAACTACCTGATCCTCAAGGAGCGCGCCGCGGCCTTCCGCGCCGACCCCGAGGTGCGGACGGCGCTGCTCGACTCGCGTCTCGACCAGCTCGCGCAGCCCACCGCGGCCGACGGCCTCTCGGCGCTGCTCGCCGACAAGAGCGCCTTCGAGGAGTTCGACGTGGAGGCCGCCGCCAAGCGCTCGATGGCCTTCGAACGGCTCGACCAGCTCGCGATGGACCACCTGCTCGGCGCCCGCTGA
- the xylB gene encoding xylulokinase produces the protein MAVVIGVDSSTQSTKAAVTDAATGRILAVGRAPHVVTGEHGARETDPDVWWWALRDAVANGLKEADIAPEAVTGIAVAGQQHGLVVLDADGRPLRPAALWNDTRSAPQAAALTEEFGGPDAWLARTGSVPVASLTATKWRWLREHEPARAVAAVRLPHDFLTERLCGQAVTDPGDASGTGWYSTATGAYDPEVLDLLGLRPELLPAVAATGGTRAGSLTARAAAALGLPEGIAVAAGTGDNMAAAVGLGLGGAGLLDHPVVSLGTSGTVFTATRTRPASRDLAGFAATDGTYLPLACTLNCTLAVDKVAALLGLDREDAEPGGGAVLLPYLDGERTPDLPHATGLLTGLRHATSGRQLLGAAYEGAVFTVLRALDALLLACGLDPDDPEIAARPLRLIGGGARGRTWVETVRRLSGRPVLLPESGELVALGAAALARAAATGLDPVAVATQWDTGRGTPLPAVPRDQVTWNRLAQVLDEATPALLT, from the coding sequence ATGGCCGTCGTGATCGGCGTGGACAGCTCCACGCAGTCCACCAAGGCAGCCGTCACGGACGCCGCCACCGGCCGGATCCTCGCCGTGGGCCGGGCCCCGCACGTGGTCACCGGTGAGCACGGCGCCCGCGAGACCGACCCGGACGTGTGGTGGTGGGCGCTGCGCGACGCGGTCGCGAACGGGCTCAAGGAGGCGGACATCGCCCCGGAGGCCGTCACCGGCATCGCCGTCGCCGGCCAGCAGCACGGTCTCGTCGTGCTCGACGCGGACGGCCGCCCGCTGCGCCCGGCCGCTCTGTGGAACGACACCCGCTCCGCCCCGCAGGCCGCCGCGCTGACCGAGGAGTTCGGCGGCCCGGACGCCTGGCTCGCGCGCACCGGCTCCGTACCGGTCGCCTCGCTCACCGCGACGAAGTGGCGCTGGCTGCGCGAGCACGAGCCGGCCCGCGCGGTCGCCGCCGTCCGGCTGCCGCACGACTTCCTGACCGAGCGGCTGTGCGGGCAGGCGGTCACCGACCCCGGGGACGCCTCCGGGACCGGCTGGTACTCCACCGCCACCGGTGCCTACGATCCCGAGGTTCTCGACCTCCTCGGCCTGCGGCCCGAGCTGCTGCCCGCGGTCGCCGCGACCGGCGGCACCCGCGCCGGATCGCTGACCGCGCGGGCCGCGGCGGCGCTGGGCCTGCCCGAGGGCATCGCGGTGGCCGCGGGCACCGGCGACAACATGGCGGCAGCGGTGGGGCTCGGCCTCGGCGGCGCCGGCCTCCTGGACCACCCGGTCGTCAGCCTCGGCACCTCCGGCACCGTGTTCACGGCCACCCGCACCCGTCCGGCCTCCCGGGACCTCGCCGGGTTCGCGGCGACCGACGGTACGTATCTGCCGCTGGCCTGCACCCTCAACTGCACGCTCGCCGTCGACAAGGTCGCAGCCCTGCTCGGCCTCGACCGCGAGGACGCCGAGCCCGGCGGCGGCGCCGTGCTCCTGCCGTACCTCGACGGAGAGCGCACCCCTGACCTGCCGCACGCCACGGGCCTGCTCACCGGCCTGCGGCACGCCACCAGCGGGCGGCAACTGCTCGGCGCCGCCTACGAGGGCGCCGTGTTCACCGTGCTGCGCGCCCTCGACGCACTGCTCCTGGCCTGCGGCCTCGACCCGGACGACCCCGAGATCGCCGCGCGCCCGCTGCGGCTGATCGGCGGCGGCGCCCGCGGCCGCACCTGGGTGGAGACGGTGCGCCGGCTGTCCGGACGGCCCGTGCTGCTGCCCGAGTCCGGCGAACTCGTCGCGCTCGGCGCCGCCGCGCTCGCCCGCGCCGCCGCCACCGGTCTCGACCCGGTCGCCGTCGCCACGCAGTGGGACACCGGGCGGGGCACACCGCTCCCGGCGGTGCCCCGCGACCAGGTGACCTGGAACCGGTTGGCCCAGGTGCTGGACGAGGCGACGCCCGCCCTGCTGACCTGA
- the yicI gene encoding alpha-xylosidase, translating into MKFTDGFWLMRDGVEASYATEVRDVRAGDDRFTAFAAVKRVERRGDTLNAPLLTVDCFSPAEGVIGVTVTHLAGRRHRGPDFALPGADTGAGQVRRDGDIVELTSGALGVRLDAGAPWTLSFRDPGGREVASVGRKGTAFLTTGDGAHHMAGQLSLGVGEQVYGLGERFTPFVKNGQVVDMWQADGGTSSEQAYKNIPFSLHVSPTGAYGVFVDHPGKVGYEIGSESVGQMQFSVEDQTLTYYVVAGPEPKDVLRRYTALTGRPALPPAWSFGLWLTTSFTTQYDEATVTKFVDGMAERDIPLSVFHFDCFWMREYQWSDFAWDPDVFPDPEGMLARLKERGLRISVWINPYIAQKSALFDEAAELGYLVRTAGGDIWQWDLWQAGMGLVDFTNPDACAWFQAKLKVLLDQGVDCFKTDFGERIPTDVVWHDGSDPERMHNYYTHLYNKVVFDLLEKERGSGEAVLFARSAAAGGQQFPVHWGGDCWSSFGAMAESLRGGLSLSLSGFGFWSHDIGGFEGTPDPAVFKRWLQFGLLSSHSRLHGSSSYRVPWEFGDEAVDVARQFTKLKHRLMPYLYGAAVEAHRTGVPLMRPMLLDFPGDPTARTLDRQYMLGPDLLVAPVFSADGDVEYYLPEGTWTHLLTGEQVQGPVWRSERHGFDSLPLYVRPGAVLPLGADTSRPDGDWLTDLSLLVAPGGAENGTVTVSVPDHQGRAAATFEVVRDAAGAVRVTAPQGRDVPKVVRSAR; encoded by the coding sequence ATGAAGTTCACCGACGGCTTCTGGCTGATGCGCGACGGGGTCGAGGCCTCGTACGCCACCGAGGTACGCGACGTCCGCGCCGGCGACGACCGCTTCACCGCGTTCGCCGCGGTCAAGCGGGTCGAGCGGCGCGGCGACACCCTCAACGCCCCGCTCCTGACCGTCGACTGCTTCTCCCCCGCCGAAGGCGTCATCGGCGTCACCGTCACGCACCTGGCGGGCCGCAGGCACCGCGGCCCCGACTTCGCCCTGCCCGGCGCGGACACCGGTGCGGGACAGGTGCGCCGTGACGGCGACATCGTGGAGCTGACCAGCGGCGCCCTCGGCGTCCGCCTGGACGCGGGCGCGCCGTGGACCCTGTCGTTCCGCGACCCCGGGGGCCGCGAGGTCGCCTCCGTGGGCCGCAAGGGCACCGCCTTCCTCACCACGGGCGACGGCGCCCACCACATGGCCGGGCAGCTGTCCCTCGGGGTCGGCGAGCAGGTCTACGGCCTCGGCGAGCGCTTCACCCCGTTCGTGAAGAACGGCCAGGTCGTCGACATGTGGCAGGCCGACGGCGGCACCAGCAGCGAGCAGGCCTACAAGAACATCCCCTTCAGCCTGCACGTCTCCCCCACCGGCGCGTACGGCGTCTTCGTGGACCACCCGGGGAAGGTCGGCTACGAGATCGGCTCGGAGTCCGTCGGGCAGATGCAGTTCAGCGTCGAGGACCAGACGCTGACCTACTACGTCGTCGCGGGCCCCGAACCCAAGGACGTGCTGCGCCGCTACACCGCGCTGACCGGCCGCCCGGCGCTCCCTCCGGCGTGGTCGTTCGGCCTGTGGCTGACCACCTCGTTCACCACGCAGTACGACGAGGCGACGGTGACGAAGTTCGTGGACGGCATGGCGGAGCGCGACATCCCGCTGTCGGTCTTCCACTTCGACTGCTTCTGGATGCGCGAGTACCAGTGGTCGGACTTCGCCTGGGACCCGGACGTCTTCCCGGACCCGGAAGGCATGCTGGCCCGGCTCAAGGAGCGCGGCCTGCGGATCTCCGTGTGGATCAACCCGTACATCGCCCAGAAGTCCGCCCTGTTCGACGAGGCCGCGGAGCTGGGGTACCTGGTGCGGACCGCCGGCGGCGACATCTGGCAGTGGGACCTGTGGCAGGCCGGCATGGGCCTGGTGGACTTCACGAACCCCGACGCGTGCGCCTGGTTCCAGGCGAAGCTGAAGGTGCTCCTGGACCAGGGCGTCGACTGCTTCAAGACGGACTTCGGCGAGCGCATCCCGACGGACGTGGTCTGGCACGACGGCTCCGACCCCGAGCGCATGCACAACTACTACACGCACCTGTACAACAAGGTCGTCTTCGACCTGCTGGAGAAGGAGCGCGGCAGCGGCGAGGCCGTGCTGTTCGCGCGGTCGGCGGCGGCGGGCGGGCAGCAGTTCCCGGTGCACTGGGGCGGCGACTGCTGGTCGTCGTTCGGCGCCATGGCCGAGTCGCTGCGCGGCGGCCTCTCGCTGTCCCTGTCGGGCTTCGGGTTCTGGTCGCACGACATCGGCGGCTTCGAGGGCACCCCCGACCCGGCGGTCTTCAAGCGCTGGCTGCAGTTCGGCCTGCTCTCCTCGCACAGCCGGCTGCACGGCTCGTCCTCGTACCGCGTGCCGTGGGAGTTCGGCGACGAGGCGGTCGACGTGGCCCGGCAGTTCACCAAGCTGAAGCACCGCCTGATGCCGTACCTGTACGGAGCGGCCGTCGAGGCCCATCGCACGGGCGTCCCGCTGATGCGGCCGATGCTGCTCGACTTCCCCGGCGACCCGACCGCCCGCACGCTCGACCGGCAGTACATGCTCGGCCCCGACCTGCTGGTCGCGCCGGTCTTCTCCGCCGACGGCGACGTCGAGTACTACCTGCCCGAGGGCACCTGGACCCACCTGCTCACCGGGGAGCAGGTGCAGGGCCCGGTCTGGCGCAGCGAGCGGCACGGCTTCGACAGCCTGCCGCTGTACGTGCGGCCCGGCGCGGTGCTGCCGCTCGGCGCGGACACGAGCCGTCCCGACGGCGACTGGCTGACGGACCTGTCCCTGCTCGTCGCGCCCGGTGGCGCGGAGAACGGCACGGTGACCGTGTCGGTCCCCGACCACCAGGGCCGGGCCGCGGCGACGTTCGAGGTCGTGCGGGACGCGGCGGGAGCCGTGCGCGTGACCGCGCCGCAGGGCCGGGACGTACCGAAGGTGGTGCGCTCCGCGCGGTAG
- a CDS encoding MarR family transcriptional regulator, translating to MDEQQPKDRVARIQDEWRRERPELDVTPQGVIGRLHRLADRLGEELRLVYGRYGLSEGEFDVLCALRRAGEPYERAPGELAAHTMVTTGAMTKRIDRLEKAGLVTRRRSADDQRGRIVALTAPGQDLIDRAFAEHMHNERRLVDLLSADEASSLETLLTTWLSHLEPPRIRS from the coding sequence ATGGACGAGCAGCAGCCGAAGGACCGCGTGGCCCGCATCCAGGACGAGTGGCGGCGCGAGCGCCCCGAACTCGACGTCACGCCGCAAGGAGTGATCGGCCGCCTGCACCGCCTCGCGGACCGGCTCGGCGAGGAGCTGCGCCTGGTGTACGGCCGGTACGGCCTGAGCGAGGGCGAGTTCGACGTCCTCTGCGCCCTGCGGCGGGCCGGCGAGCCGTACGAGCGGGCGCCGGGTGAACTGGCCGCCCACACCATGGTCACCACCGGTGCGATGACGAAGCGGATCGATCGCCTGGAGAAGGCCGGACTGGTCACCCGGAGGCGTTCGGCCGACGATCAGCGCGGCCGGATCGTCGCCCTCACGGCCCCGGGGCAGGACCTCATCGACCGGGCCTTCGCCGAGCACATGCACAACGAGCGACGCCTTGTGGACCTCCTGTCCGCCGACGAGGCGTCCTCCCTCGAAACCCTGCTGACGACATGGCTCTCCCACCTGGAGCCGCCGCGCATCCGTTCGTAG